A genome region from Euphorbia lathyris chromosome 4, ddEupLath1.1, whole genome shotgun sequence includes the following:
- the LOC136227867 gene encoding sister chromatid cohesion 1 protein 1, whose product MFYSHQLLARKAPLGQIWMAATMHAKMNRKNLSKLNIIKICEEILNPSVPMALRLSGILMGGVVIVYERKVKLLYEDVTRLLVEINEAWKVKPAPDRTVLPKGKSQAKKETVTLPENQETADLGDIEQSVNFPNSNATMAFQRTAYFAMRLDDIEEPNINNDPMEEDAAQKLHQADAENIKLYERFDFYQAKLEHNRFERFDIEEDEEPHLNFTSGDHTTDIPSTLIPSPPIQEEAPRADEVQDPPEKQFDQQPDKCKEVKQEQVMQEPVRKKTRRHANTNTEMDYDQIIIPGHIYTSWLKNTSGIVSRSRRKRKAYIHIVYRMKVPNLMELPPLVLLEDLSTRDNQIYYPAPLLDLWMKSTQPPHDSPSVRTNVPLPPEPSSSSPPPPGGHYQDPIGYPFEDFNSGVGSDSLGISIEKLRTNVVNNAIPMEIPVEGVNFGLMDNGKKTTEANIVTFFLFTDDEVRSIPSSGSGHGLPAHHSEVHSARANKKRPHSSSRNSGSSLEPVEEENTWQFPDPDFKLSRLSENDPTTDQEVLLETGPTQTQHPIIGHQLDKITDTMRMQMKAHFDTPGAPSVESLNKLADGMNRKGAAMLFYQTCVLATRDFLKVEQKVPYGDIFIFKGGKL is encoded by the exons ATGTTTTACTCTCACCAGCTTCTAGCTCGAAAAGCGCCTCTTGGCCAGATCTG GATGGCTGCAACTATGCACGCAAAAATGAATCGAAAGAATCTTAGCAAGCTAAATATCATCAAAATCTG TGAGGAGATTTTGAATCCCTCTGTACCAATGGCACTTCGGCTCTCTGGAATTCTCATGG GTGGGGTTGTTATTGTTTATGAACGAAAAGTGAAACTCCTCTATG AGGATGTAACCCGTTTACTG GTGGAAATAAACGAAGCATGGAAAGTAAAACCAGCTCCGGACCGTACCGTCCTCCCTAAAGGGAAATCACAGGCCAA GAAAGAAACTGTGACTTTGCCGGAGAACCAAGAGACGGCGGACCTGGGAGATATTGAGCAATCAGTTAACTTCCCCAATTCAAACGCAACAATGGCGTTCCAACGAACTGCCTATTTTGCCATG CGACTTGATGATATAGAAGAACCCAATATTAACAATGATCCCATGGAAGAAGATGCAGCCCAGAAATTACATCAAG CTGATGCTGAAAACATCAAATTGTACGAACGTTTTGATTTCTATCAGGCAAAGCTAGAACACAATCGGTTTGAGAG ATTTGATATCGAAGAGGATGAAGAGCCACATCTGAACTTCACTTCCGGAGATCATACTACGGACATCCCAAGCACTCTCATACCCTCCCCACCCATACAGGAAGAGGCTCCAAGAG CTGATGAAGTTCAAGACCCTCCAGAAAAACAATTCGATCAACAACCGGATAAATGCAAGGAAGTCAAGCAG GAACAGGTGATGCAAGAACCAGTTAGAAAGAAAACAAGAAGACATGCAAACACAAACACAGAAATGGACTATGATCAGATCATTATTCCAGGTCACATATACACGTCATGGCTTAAAAACACTTCTGGTATTGTCTCAAGAAGCCGAAGAAAAAGAAAG GCGTATATTCATATTGTATATAGGATGAAGGTACCTAACCTCATGGAGCTTCCACCTCTAGTACTACTTGAAGATTTATCCACACGTGACAATCAAATCTATTATCCAGCGCCTCTTCTAGATCTTTGGATGAAAAGTACACAACCTCCTCATGACTCGCCTTCCG TTAGGACTAATGTGCCTCTGCCTCCAGAACCATCATCGTCTTCACCGCCACCGCCGGGAGGACATTATCAAGATCCAATAGGATAT CCCTTTGAAGATTTTAACAGTGGAGTTGGCTCTGACTCACTGGGTATCTCCATAGAGAAACTGCGGACAAATGTTGTCAACAATGCGATTCCAATGGAAATCCCTGTGGAAGGAGTTAATTTTGGCCTTATGGACAATGGTAAGAAGACAACTGAGGCCAATATTGTTAC tttttttttatttacagaTGATGAAGTTAGATCGATCCCTAGCTCAGGATCAGGACATGGTCTGCCAGCACATCATTCAGAGGTCCATTCAGCAAG AGCCAACAAGAAAAGGCCCCATTCATCATCTAGAAATAGTGGTAGTAGTCTCGAGCCTGTTGAAGAAGAGAATACATGGCAGTTTCCTGACCCTGATTTTAAGTTATCAAGGCTTTCTGAGAATGATCCAACAACTGATCAAG AAGTTTTGTTGGAAACTGGTCCTACACAAACTCAACATCCAATAATCGGCCACCAGTTGGACAAGATAACAGATACCATGCGAAT GCAGATGAAAGCACATTTTGATACACCAGGAGCTCCTTCAGTAGAATCCTTGAATAAACTTGCTGATGGGATGAACAGAAAAGGAGCAGCAATGCTCTTTTATCAAACTTGTG TTCTTGCTACTCGTGATTTCCTAAAAGTTGAACAGAAGGTGCCTTATGGGGATATTTTCATCTTTAAAGGAGGGAAGTTGTAA